A DNA window from Candidatus Niyogibacteria bacterium CG10_big_fil_rev_8_21_14_0_10_46_36 contains the following coding sequences:
- a CDS encoding oxidoreductase, translated as MKKGIFIGIGIGIIVCGSVWAAFFYWNNLRGAGPAIKPPVDDVAEVLERGGMPFMVPDGFSLSLFADNMSGARVIAFDALGNMWVSRTSEGVISLIELDESGDVLHISNIFRNLNHPHGIAFDPDDPQVLYFAEENSISRVRVYSDGQPEKIADLPSGGGHSTRTIAFGPDGRLYVSIGSSCNVCREEDPMRAKIFSLHKDGSDMREYASGLRNAVFFGWSPFDGRMWATEMGRDELGDNTPPDEINIIVEGGNYGWPVCYGGNTHDTEFDKNTYVRNPCMEPFELPSYIDLQAHSAPLGFAFIPQNSSWPEEYWHDLIVAYHGSWNRSVPTGYKLVRLELDTFGNVLGMGDFATGWLQDNGALGRPVDVVFGPDSSLYVSDDKAGVVYRITYKDI; from the coding sequence ATGAAAAAAGGGATTTTTATAGGAATTGGTATCGGTATTATTGTGTGCGGCAGCGTATGGGCCGCATTTTTTTATTGGAATAATTTGCGTGGGGCGGGCCCTGCAATAAAGCCGCCAGTAGATGATGTCGCGGAAGTTCTTGAGCGTGGCGGTATGCCGTTTATGGTGCCGGATGGCTTTTCACTTTCTTTGTTTGCGGATAATATGTCCGGCGCGCGCGTTATTGCGTTTGATGCCCTCGGTAACATGTGGGTATCCCGCACCTCGGAAGGAGTAATATCACTCATTGAGCTTGATGAATCGGGGGATGTTTTGCATATAAGTAATATTTTCAGAAATCTGAACCATCCTCACGGGATTGCGTTTGACCCGGATGACCCGCAGGTGCTTTATTTTGCGGAAGAAAACAGTATATCGCGGGTCCGCGTATATTCTGACGGGCAGCCGGAGAAAATAGCAGATCTCCCATCCGGGGGCGGGCATAGCACGCGGACAATAGCATTCGGTCCCGATGGGCGGCTGTATGTGTCTATCGGGTCATCGTGTAATGTGTGCAGGGAAGAAGACCCGATGCGCGCAAAAATATTTTCATTGCATAAAGACGGAAGCGATATGAGAGAATACGCCTCCGGATTACGAAATGCCGTATTTTTTGGCTGGAGTCCGTTTGATGGACGGATGTGGGCGACGGAAATGGGACGAGATGAATTAGGGGATAACACGCCACCAGACGAAATTAATATCATTGTTGAGGGGGGAAACTATGGCTGGCCCGTCTGTTACGGGGGAAACACTCATGATACGGAATTTGATAAAAATACATATGTGCGAAATCCGTGCATGGAGCCGTTTGAGCTCCCGTCATATATTGATCTGCAGGCGCATTCAGCGCCTTTGGGATTTGCATTCATACCCCAGAACTCTTCATGGCCAGAAGAGTATTGGCATGATTTGATAGTTGCGTATCATGGATCCTGGAACCGGAGCGTACCGACCGGGTACAAGCTTGTTCGTCTAGAACTTGATACATTTGGAAATGTATTAGGTATGGGTGATTTTGCTACCGGATGGCTTCAAGACAACGGAGCGCTCGGCAGGCCGGTTGATGTTGTGTTTGGTCCTGACAGCTCCTTGTATGTATCAGATGATAAGGCGGGGGTGGTGTATAGAATTACATACAAAGATATATAA
- a CDS encoding amino acid aminotransferase, producing MMGAYCFLNGRIVLCKRAGMPLNDLGVLRGYGVFDFLRTYNKKPFLMKEHLDRLEQSARRLHLAIPVPREDIEKAVYTLIRKNAFPETSLRFVLTGGISATGFFPEEKPTFFILAEKSEAMPEYMYQRGISVVTHEYLRDIPEAKTNNYMIAVKMRNLKKNKRFVEMLYMYQGNILEATTSNIFFVKGNTLITPKKNILVGTTRNFVIRLARKDFRIEERDVHIDEIKQVSEAFLTATNKEILPVVRINKYVIGDGKVGLHTKELMSRFRAHTASLK from the coding sequence ATGATGGGAGCATATTGTTTTTTGAACGGACGCATAGTTCTTTGTAAACGCGCAGGAATGCCGCTGAACGACCTGGGAGTGCTTCGCGGGTATGGCGTATTTGATTTTTTGCGGACCTATAATAAAAAGCCCTTTTTGATGAAAGAGCATCTTGATAGGCTCGAGCAGTCTGCACGGCGCTTGCACCTTGCTATTCCGGTGCCGCGTGAAGACATAGAAAAAGCAGTCTATACGCTTATTCGCAAGAATGCTTTTCCGGAAACGAGCCTTCGTTTTGTGCTTACCGGAGGCATAAGTGCTACCGGATTTTTCCCCGAAGAAAAGCCGACATTTTTTATTCTCGCCGAAAAGTCAGAAGCAATGCCCGAATATATGTATCAGAGAGGCATTTCGGTTGTGACGCACGAATATCTCCGAGATATCCCCGAAGCAAAGACCAACAATTATATGATCGCGGTAAAGATGCGGAATTTGAAAAAGAACAAACGGTTCGTAGAAATGCTCTATATGTATCAAGGTAATATTCTTGAAGCAACCACGAGCAACATATTTTTTGTAAAAGGGAATACGCTTATTACGCCGAAAAAAAACATACTTGTGGGTACGACGCGGAATTTTGTTATCCGGCTCGCAAGAAAGGATTTTCGCATTGAGGAGCGGGATGTCCATATAGACGAGATTAAACAAGTATCCGAAGCATTCCTTACCGCAACGAATAAAGAAATTCTCCCCGTGGTACGCATAAACAAATATGTGATCGGGGATGGAAAAGTGGGGCTGCATACAAAAGAGCTCATGAGCAGATTCCGAGCACACACCGCCTCACTGAAATAA